Proteins encoded in a region of the Frondihabitans sp. 762G35 genome:
- a CDS encoding gluconokinase, with protein MGVSGSGKSTVAGLLAGRLGWDFEEGDSLHPASNVAKMERGVPLDDDDRRPWLLTVASWIDEHLDRGDSGVITCSALKRSYRDLLRRDDVVFVHLAGPDELIGDRMSKRSGHFMPPSLLASQLATLEPPAADERHLTIDAGRSPEAEVDEVVERLGLARD; from the coding sequence ATGGGCGTGTCCGGATCGGGCAAGTCGACCGTTGCGGGCCTCCTCGCCGGACGACTGGGCTGGGACTTCGAGGAGGGAGACAGCCTGCACCCGGCGTCGAACGTGGCCAAGATGGAGCGGGGCGTCCCCCTCGACGACGACGATCGACGGCCGTGGCTCCTGACCGTCGCCTCGTGGATCGACGAGCACCTCGACCGCGGCGACTCCGGCGTGATCACCTGCTCGGCCCTCAAGCGCAGCTACCGCGACCTGCTCCGCCGCGACGACGTCGTCTTCGTGCACCTCGCGGGCCCCGACGAGCTGATCGGGGACCGCATGTCCAAGCGCTCCGGCCACTTCATGCCGCCGTCGCTCCTGGCGTCGCAGCTCGCCACGCTGGAGCCGCCGGCCGCCGACGAGCGGCACCTCACGATCGACGCGGGGCGGTCGCCGGAGGCGGAGGTCGACGAGGTCGTCGAGCGGCTGGGGCTCGCGCGGGACTGA
- a CDS encoding MFS transporter, giving the protein MTTQSTAGPRGYTALLRPADHRVLVTAGLLARVPLAIVGFSVLFFVQATTGSFASAGVASGVVIAANAASAPLYGRLADRRGQRALLLTAAIGHPVAIAALIVVGTTGGGLLAVCGCVLAVGATIVPVGAFLRARWTSILPSDDQLHVAYSLEAISDELVWVFGPAVAALVAGTISPSAGLVLSGVVGTVGCLWLRAGRDAPLAAAPAEGERRHVFAPWRSRRVVALLVSGAFVGFVFGVNDVTVVAWATDAGVPQIAGLVLTAYSIGSVTGGFLMGTIPARIPPYRLLIGASALLGIFWSVLALAPDVAWLFPLGLFAGATITPFTISTNRVLQAEVAPSVLTEGLAWVSAFVVGSMAVGSLVGGVVNDGSAVLSGFQVVALAAPLPFVVVGLVAVLPRARARRVA; this is encoded by the coding sequence GTGACGACGCAGTCCACCGCCGGGCCGCGCGGCTACACGGCCCTGCTCCGGCCCGCCGACCACCGGGTCCTCGTCACCGCCGGGCTGCTCGCGCGCGTGCCGCTCGCCATCGTCGGCTTCAGCGTGCTCTTCTTCGTGCAGGCCACCACGGGCTCGTTCGCGAGCGCAGGAGTCGCCTCCGGGGTCGTCATCGCGGCCAACGCCGCCAGTGCGCCGCTCTACGGGCGGCTGGCCGACCGCCGCGGCCAGCGGGCGCTGCTCCTGACCGCCGCGATCGGGCACCCGGTGGCGATCGCCGCGCTGATCGTGGTCGGGACGACGGGTGGCGGACTCCTCGCCGTCTGCGGCTGCGTGCTGGCCGTCGGGGCGACCATCGTGCCCGTCGGCGCGTTCCTGCGGGCGCGCTGGACGAGCATCCTGCCGTCGGACGACCAGCTGCACGTCGCGTACTCGCTCGAAGCCATCTCCGACGAGCTCGTCTGGGTCTTCGGTCCCGCCGTCGCGGCCCTCGTGGCCGGGACGATCAGCCCCTCCGCGGGGCTCGTGCTCTCGGGCGTCGTCGGCACGGTCGGCTGCCTCTGGCTGCGCGCCGGCCGCGACGCACCGCTCGCCGCGGCACCCGCCGAGGGGGAGCGCCGCCACGTCTTCGCGCCCTGGCGCTCGCGCCGCGTCGTCGCCCTTCTCGTGTCGGGCGCGTTCGTCGGCTTCGTCTTCGGGGTCAACGACGTCACGGTCGTCGCCTGGGCGACCGACGCCGGGGTGCCGCAGATCGCGGGCCTCGTGCTGACCGCCTACTCGATCGGGAGCGTCACCGGAGGGTTCCTGATGGGGACGATCCCGGCGCGGATCCCGCCCTACCGGCTGCTGATCGGGGCCTCCGCTCTGCTCGGGATCTTCTGGTCGGTGCTCGCGCTGGCGCCCGACGTGGCGTGGCTCTTCCCGCTCGGACTCTTCGCCGGGGCGACGATCACGCCGTTCACGATCTCGACCAACCGGGTGCTCCAGGCCGAGGTCGCGCCCTCGGTGCTGACCGAGGGGCTGGCGTGGGTCAGCGCGTTCGTCGTGGGGAGCATGGCCGTCGGGTCGCTCGTCGGCGGCGTCGTCAACGACGGGTCGGCGGTGCTGTCGGGCTTCCAGGTGGTGGCGCTGGCGGCGCCGCTGCCGTTCGTGGTGGTCGGGCTCGTGGCGGTTCTGCCGCGCGCGCGGGCGCGGCGCGTCGCGTAG
- a CDS encoding SIMPL domain-containing protein, with protein MTTFAVAGNATTSHPAERATLRVTVAVTSTDRADAGRAAASAHAAAITEVRAHEAAGAVTEWSAESVSTGILREYTPSGEVAPERFRARAGIDAVFADFERLAEWVGSLSTREGIEIAGLDWGLTPEVSARLEREVRIAAVQDALTKSKDYAAALGLPLPTLEAVFEDGLRPGVGGGGGGGFARDAVALKAAAFDGTVFELRPRPIEVRASISADFRA; from the coding sequence ATGACGACATTCGCGGTCGCGGGAAACGCGACGACCAGTCACCCCGCCGAGCGCGCGACGCTGCGCGTGACGGTGGCGGTCACGTCCACCGATCGGGCCGACGCGGGTCGGGCGGCGGCGTCGGCGCACGCGGCGGCGATCACGGAGGTCCGGGCGCACGAGGCGGCGGGAGCCGTGACCGAGTGGAGTGCGGAGAGCGTGAGCACGGGCATCCTGCGGGAGTACACCCCGAGCGGGGAGGTCGCGCCGGAGCGGTTCCGGGCGCGGGCCGGGATCGACGCCGTCTTCGCCGACTTCGAGCGCCTCGCGGAGTGGGTCGGCTCGCTGTCGACGCGCGAGGGCATCGAGATCGCCGGGCTCGACTGGGGGCTCACGCCCGAGGTGTCCGCGCGGCTCGAGCGCGAGGTGCGGATAGCGGCCGTGCAGGATGCCCTGACGAAGTCGAAGGACTACGCGGCCGCCCTCGGCCTCCCCCTCCCCACGCTGGAGGCCGTCTTCGAGGACGGCCTGCGCCCCGGCGTCGGCGGCGGCGGGGGCGGGGGCTTCGCGCGGGACGCCGTCGCACTCAAGGCCGCGGCCTTCGACGGGACCGTCTTCGAGCTGCGGCCGCGCCCCATCGAGGTGCGCGCGTCGATCAGCGCGGACTTCCGCGCCTAG
- a CDS encoding alpha/beta hydrolase codes for MIEIDAEAVRWSHPESERRGRPLVLLLHGVGSHEGDPTGLLPHLSPAFVYASLRAPLTHGGGWSWYPLSQPGSPAYAPVDEAADAVLRFVDGLGDEHPTVGLLGFSQGGSLSLQLLRKRPAGFAFAVVLAGFVVPGAPDGVDAGVAAVRPPVLYGRGDADTVIPADAVERTGAWLTEHTDAELTVYPGLTHGIAQEELDDVNAFLAKVHPA; via the coding sequence GTGATCGAGATCGATGCCGAGGCCGTCCGCTGGTCCCACCCCGAGTCCGAGCGCCGGGGGCGCCCGCTCGTCCTGCTCCTGCACGGGGTCGGGTCGCACGAGGGCGACCCGACGGGCCTCCTCCCGCACCTCTCGCCCGCGTTCGTCTACGCCTCCCTGCGGGCCCCGCTGACTCATGGGGGCGGCTGGTCGTGGTACCCGCTGTCGCAGCCGGGGTCGCCCGCCTACGCCCCGGTCGACGAGGCCGCCGACGCGGTCCTCCGGTTCGTCGACGGGCTGGGCGACGAGCATCCGACCGTCGGCCTGCTCGGCTTCTCGCAGGGCGGCTCGCTCTCCCTGCAGCTGCTGCGGAAGCGCCCGGCCGGCTTCGCCTTCGCCGTCGTGCTCGCCGGCTTCGTCGTGCCCGGCGCCCCCGATGGGGTCGACGCCGGAGTCGCGGCGGTCCGGCCTCCGGTCCTCTACGGCCGCGGCGACGCCGACACCGTCATCCCCGCCGACGCGGTCGAGCGCACGGGGGCCTGGCTCACCGAGCACACCGACGCCGAGCTGACCGTCTACCCGGGGCTCACCCACGGCATCGCGCAGGAGGAGCTCGACGACGTGAACGCGTTCCTGGCGAAGGTGCACCCGGCTTAG
- a CDS encoding NUDIX hydrolase family protein, protein MSSVQTPDPNSGWLSEEELFQIRQRLPILYVEAVPVRTDGQGVVTEVGVLLRADSEGSMTRMLVSGRVMYGESLRTALFRHLEKDLGPMAFPQLPPSPVPFSVAEYFPFPGASVYTDERQHAVSLAYVVPVTGTCEPRQDALEITWMSPLVAASPEVASEMEGGRGALLRTALASVGALT, encoded by the coding sequence ATGAGTTCCGTCCAGACCCCCGATCCCAACTCCGGCTGGCTCTCCGAGGAGGAGCTCTTCCAGATCCGCCAGCGGCTGCCGATCCTCTACGTGGAGGCCGTGCCGGTCCGCACCGACGGCCAGGGCGTCGTCACGGAGGTCGGCGTGCTCCTGCGGGCCGACAGCGAGGGCTCGATGACCAGGATGCTCGTCTCCGGCCGCGTCATGTACGGCGAGTCGCTCCGCACCGCCCTGTTCCGCCACCTCGAGAAGGACCTCGGGCCGATGGCGTTCCCGCAGCTCCCACCCTCGCCGGTGCCGTTCTCGGTGGCGGAGTACTTCCCCTTCCCGGGCGCCTCGGTCTACACGGACGAGCGACAGCACGCCGTCTCGCTCGCCTACGTCGTGCCCGTGACGGGCACCTGCGAACCGCGCCAGGACGCCCTCGAGATCACCTGGATGAGCCCCCTCGTCGCCGCGAGCCCGGAGGTCGCGTCCGAGATGGAGGGCGGTCGCGGCGCCCTCCTCCGCACGGCGCTCGCCTCCGTCGGGGCGCTCACCTAG
- a CDS encoding LacI family DNA-binding transcriptional regulator, producing the protein MARRVTIVDVAAKAGVAISSVSSALNNRPGVSEETRRRIVEAATELGFVPSLRGRSLSAKRAFTVGLVVHRDPSVLESDPFFGSFIGGIETVLDPRGYALILQMGSEPGETLERYRSLAANRRVDGVFLSELGVDDPRVPLVQELGLAAVGVNAEPDFPLPAVRQGHLAGIRQLVDHLVALGHTRFAHVTGPEGFIHAGQRRRAWTEALRDAGLPTGEVVPGDFTYEGGIAAATRLLQGREPADRPTAVLCANDLSAIGFLARAGELGLHAPTDLSVAGFDGIELGTYVRPTLTTVATNPRLLGAEAARLLLEVVDGADARDVEVDAAHLVVRSSTGTAPARD; encoded by the coding sequence ATGGCCCGCCGAGTGACGATCGTCGATGTCGCGGCGAAGGCCGGCGTCGCGATCAGCTCGGTGTCGAGCGCGCTGAACAACCGGCCCGGTGTCTCCGAGGAGACCCGCCGACGCATCGTCGAGGCGGCCACCGAGCTCGGTTTCGTCCCGTCGCTCCGGGGCCGGAGCCTGTCCGCCAAGCGCGCGTTCACGGTCGGCCTCGTCGTCCACCGTGATCCGTCGGTGCTGGAGTCCGACCCGTTCTTCGGCAGTTTCATCGGGGGCATCGAGACGGTGCTCGACCCGCGCGGCTACGCCCTCATCCTGCAGATGGGGTCGGAGCCGGGGGAGACCCTCGAGCGGTACCGGAGCCTCGCCGCCAATCGCCGGGTCGACGGGGTGTTCCTGTCGGAGCTCGGCGTCGACGACCCCCGGGTCCCGCTCGTGCAGGAGCTCGGCCTCGCCGCCGTCGGCGTCAACGCCGAACCCGACTTCCCCCTCCCGGCCGTGCGTCAGGGGCACCTCGCGGGCATCCGGCAGCTCGTCGACCACCTCGTGGCCCTCGGTCACACCCGGTTCGCGCACGTCACCGGCCCGGAGGGCTTCATCCACGCCGGACAGCGTCGGCGGGCGTGGACCGAGGCGCTCCGCGACGCGGGGCTGCCGACCGGCGAGGTCGTCCCGGGGGACTTCACGTACGAGGGCGGGATCGCGGCGGCCACGCGGCTCCTGCAGGGTCGGGAGCCCGCCGACCGACCGACCGCCGTCCTCTGCGCCAACGACCTCTCGGCGATCGGATTCCTCGCCCGGGCGGGGGAGCTCGGGCTGCACGCCCCGACCGACCTGTCGGTCGCCGGTTTCGACGGCATCGAGCTCGGCACCTACGTCCGCCCGACGCTGACGACGGTCGCGACGAACCCGCGGCTCCTCGGGGCCGAGGCGGCGCGGCTCCTGCTGGAGGTCGTCGACGGCGCCGACGCGCGGGACGTCGAGGTCGACGCGGCGCACCTCGTCGTCCGCTCCTCGACGGGCACGGCGCCGGCCCGCGACTGA
- a CDS encoding extracellular solute-binding protein encodes MQRRTQILGAALIAAGMIGITACSGGAGAGSTTAKGPITVWYSNNEQEVAWGKQMVAAWNAAHPDEKVTGQEIPAGKTSEEVIGASITAGNSPCLVYNTAPSAVGQWVKQGGMVDLSKFSGGAGYIESRSGAQADQYKDADGGYYQLPWKSNPVMIFYNKDLFKKAGLDPENPKLSTYADFLATSKTLVDKGVAPNAILPAPTSEFFQMSFDFYPLYAAESGGKQLVVDGKSTFDDQAGLDAATFWRTLYQDKLAGQEKYQGDAFADGKAAMAIVGPWAVSVYKKVNWGSVPVPTKEGIPANKTYTFSDAKNVGMFSACKNQGTAWDVLKFSTSQAQDQKFLEMTGQMPMRTDLSTTYADYFAKNPSYKLFGDQASRTVEVPSGANTVAEMQAFRDAWSSSVIFGKGDVKSSLSDAAKKIDTLAAQK; translated from the coding sequence GTGCAAAGACGCACCCAGATCCTCGGCGCTGCGCTCATCGCAGCCGGGATGATCGGCATCACCGCCTGCTCCGGGGGAGCCGGTGCAGGCAGCACCACGGCCAAGGGCCCCATCACCGTCTGGTACTCGAACAACGAGCAGGAGGTGGCCTGGGGCAAGCAGATGGTCGCCGCCTGGAACGCGGCCCACCCCGACGAGAAGGTCACCGGCCAGGAGATCCCCGCGGGCAAGACCAGCGAGGAGGTCATCGGCGCCTCGATCACGGCCGGCAACTCGCCGTGCCTCGTCTACAACACGGCTCCCTCGGCGGTCGGGCAGTGGGTCAAGCAGGGCGGCATGGTCGACCTGTCGAAGTTCTCCGGCGGTGCCGGCTACATCGAGTCCCGCAGCGGCGCCCAGGCCGACCAGTACAAGGACGCCGACGGCGGGTACTACCAGCTGCCCTGGAAGTCCAACCCGGTGATGATCTTCTACAACAAGGACCTCTTCAAGAAGGCCGGCCTCGACCCCGAGAACCCGAAGCTGTCGACCTACGCCGACTTCCTGGCCACGTCGAAGACGCTCGTCGACAAGGGTGTCGCACCCAATGCGATCCTGCCCGCCCCCACCAGCGAGTTCTTCCAGATGTCGTTCGACTTCTACCCGCTCTACGCGGCGGAGTCCGGCGGCAAGCAGCTCGTCGTCGACGGAAAGTCCACCTTCGACGACCAGGCCGGGCTCGACGCCGCGACGTTCTGGCGCACCCTCTACCAGGACAAGCTCGCCGGGCAGGAGAAGTACCAGGGCGACGCCTTCGCCGACGGCAAGGCCGCGATGGCCATCGTCGGCCCGTGGGCCGTGTCGGTCTACAAGAAGGTCAACTGGGGCTCCGTGCCGGTGCCCACCAAGGAGGGCATCCCGGCGAACAAGACCTACACGTTCTCCGACGCCAAGAACGTGGGCATGTTCTCCGCGTGCAAGAACCAGGGCACCGCGTGGGACGTCCTCAAGTTCTCCACCAGCCAGGCGCAGGACCAGAAGTTCCTCGAGATGACCGGACAGATGCCGATGCGCACCGACCTCTCGACGACCTACGCCGACTACTTCGCGAAGAACCCGTCGTACAAGCTCTTCGGCGACCAGGCGAGCCGCACCGTCGAGGTCCCGTCCGGAGCCAACACGGTCGCCGAGATGCAGGCCTTCCGCGACGCGTGGTCGAGTTCCGTCATCTTCGGCAAGGGTGACGTGAAGTCGTCTCTGTCGGACGCCGCGAAGAAGATCGACACGCTCGCGGCTCAGAAGTAG
- a CDS encoding carbohydrate ABC transporter permease, translating to MSSSLDTSRADGLAAAPRAAGPKRPFRLLGRNPLGLLFSAPYLVFVLAVFAYPLGYAVYIAFHDYFFTAPGAVVSRPFVGLQNFVTAFTDPDVIRSFGNVGIFLVINVPLTVVLSLVLASALNRVVHLRAFYRVAYYIPYLTASVAIVAVWLFLFNGSGLVNQLLGPLAPSPSWLINSQWAMPSIALFVTWKQMGFYILLYLAALQNVPDELYEAASTDGAGAVRKFFSVTVPGVRPATVLVLLVSTVTGANLFTEPYLLTNGGGPDGASTSPVLLMYQKGIEQGHPDEASAIGVVLVVVVLVIALLQNRFAGGRD from the coding sequence GTGTCCTCCTCCCTCGACACGTCGCGCGCGGACGGCCTCGCGGCCGCTCCGCGCGCGGCAGGGCCGAAGCGACCCTTCCGCCTCCTGGGGCGAAACCCGCTCGGTCTGCTGTTCAGCGCGCCGTACCTCGTCTTCGTCCTGGCCGTGTTCGCGTACCCGCTCGGCTACGCCGTCTACATCGCCTTCCACGACTACTTCTTCACCGCGCCCGGTGCCGTCGTGAGCCGTCCGTTCGTCGGCCTGCAGAACTTCGTCACCGCCTTCACCGACCCGGACGTGATCCGGTCCTTCGGCAACGTGGGGATCTTCCTGGTCATCAACGTCCCGCTCACGGTCGTCCTCAGCCTCGTGCTGGCGAGCGCCCTCAACCGGGTCGTGCACCTGCGGGCCTTCTACCGCGTGGCCTACTACATCCCCTACCTCACGGCGAGCGTCGCGATCGTCGCGGTGTGGCTCTTCCTCTTCAACGGGTCGGGCCTCGTCAACCAACTGCTCGGCCCGCTGGCGCCCAGCCCGTCGTGGCTCATCAACTCGCAGTGGGCCATGCCGTCGATCGCCCTGTTCGTGACCTGGAAGCAGATGGGGTTCTACATCCTGCTCTACCTGGCCGCGCTCCAGAACGTGCCCGACGAGCTCTACGAGGCGGCGTCCACGGACGGGGCCGGCGCCGTCCGGAAGTTCTTCAGCGTGACCGTGCCCGGGGTCCGGCCCGCGACGGTCCTCGTGCTGCTCGTGTCGACGGTCACCGGCGCCAACCTCTTCACGGAGCCGTACCTCCTGACCAACGGCGGCGGCCCGGACGGGGCGTCCACCTCGCCCGTGCTCCTGATGTACCAGAAGGGCATCGAGCAGGGGCATCCCGACGAAGCGTCCGCCATCGGTGTCGTGCTCGTGGTCGTCGTGCTCGTGATCGCCCTGCTCCAGAACCGATTCGCCGGAGGCCGAGACTGA
- a CDS encoding carbohydrate ABC transporter permease, translated as MSRFQATLRSAVLALGALVFLFPFYYMIIGSLQTKQDASLGGAFPNPANLTGANYTAINDRINLFSGLLNSGIFTAGVLVCTLVFGVLVGYALAILQWRGRGVTFALALLVQVVPFQLLIIPLYVLIARNYGLSDNYVGMILPFAINSTAVIIFRQYFLQLPKELFEAARIDGAGEFKLLWRIALPLVRPALVTAALLTFIGPWNEFLWPFLITKQASMQPLAVSLANYISNVAATASNPFGATLAGAVVLAAPVVLLFIVFQRYFISTDVGSSVKG; from the coding sequence ATGTCCAGATTCCAAGCGACGCTGCGGAGCGCCGTGCTCGCCCTCGGCGCGCTCGTGTTCCTCTTCCCGTTCTATTACATGATCATCGGCTCGCTGCAGACGAAGCAGGACGCCAGCCTGGGCGGGGCGTTCCCCAACCCCGCGAACCTCACCGGTGCGAACTACACGGCGATCAACGACCGGATCAACCTCTTCTCGGGGCTGCTCAACTCCGGCATCTTCACCGCCGGCGTCCTGGTGTGCACGCTCGTGTTCGGGGTCCTGGTCGGCTACGCGCTGGCGATCCTCCAGTGGCGGGGCCGCGGCGTGACGTTCGCCCTGGCGCTGCTCGTGCAGGTCGTGCCGTTCCAGCTGCTGATCATCCCCCTCTACGTCCTCATCGCCCGCAACTACGGCCTCAGCGACAACTACGTGGGCATGATCCTGCCGTTCGCCATCAACTCGACGGCGGTGATCATCTTCCGGCAGTACTTCCTGCAGCTGCCGAAGGAGCTCTTCGAGGCGGCCCGGATCGACGGCGCCGGCGAGTTCAAGCTCCTCTGGCGGATCGCGCTCCCGCTGGTGCGCCCGGCCCTCGTGACGGCGGCGCTGCTGACCTTCATCGGTCCCTGGAACGAGTTCCTCTGGCCGTTCCTCATCACGAAGCAGGCGTCGATGCAGCCCCTCGCCGTGTCGCTCGCCAACTACATCAGCAACGTCGCGGCGACGGCCTCCAACCCGTTCGGAGCGACGCTCGCAGGAGCCGTGGTCCTGGCCGCTCCGGTCGTCCTGCTGTTCATCGTCTTCCAGCGCTACTTCATCTCGACGGACGTCGGCTCCAGCGTCAAGGGCTGA
- a CDS encoding glycoside hydrolase family 130 protein, whose translation MTASFPYRLTRVGVVMTPEDGNALEAEGVLNPASGRGPDGELYLLPRLVASGNVSRVGLAKVVVEAGVPVAVERQGVVLEPDRGWERGATHAGVEDPRVTRLDDLGLHVMTYVAYGPLGPRTAVAVSDDLREWRRLGPVTFDYDDALDMDLGLFHNKDTVFFPTPVTAPDGVLSYAVIHRPMWDIGETAPGEGVRVPAGVTDTRQSIWISYVSVESVARDVRNLARWGQHRFVAGPEFPFEELKIGGGPAPLRVPEGWLLLHHGVTGTIDSAFAQQKNVRYAAGGMILDADDPTIVLARSEEPLLAPDTADERGGIVPNVVFPTAIEEIDGDRFVFYGMADSKIGVARLERV comes from the coding sequence ATGACCGCATCCTTCCCCTACCGTCTCACCCGCGTCGGCGTCGTCATGACGCCCGAGGACGGCAACGCCCTGGAGGCCGAGGGCGTCCTCAACCCCGCTTCCGGTCGCGGCCCCGACGGCGAGCTCTACCTGCTGCCCCGCCTCGTGGCCTCGGGCAACGTGTCGCGCGTCGGCCTGGCGAAGGTCGTCGTCGAGGCGGGCGTGCCCGTCGCCGTCGAGCGCCAGGGCGTCGTGCTCGAGCCCGATCGCGGCTGGGAGCGCGGCGCGACCCACGCCGGCGTCGAGGACCCCCGGGTCACGCGGCTCGACGACCTCGGGCTCCACGTCATGACCTATGTCGCGTACGGGCCGCTCGGGCCGCGGACCGCCGTCGCCGTCTCCGACGACCTCCGCGAGTGGCGTCGCCTCGGCCCCGTCACGTTCGACTACGACGACGCCCTCGACATGGATCTCGGCCTGTTCCACAACAAGGACACCGTCTTCTTCCCCACCCCCGTCACGGCCCCCGACGGCGTGCTCAGCTACGCCGTGATCCACCGCCCGATGTGGGACATCGGCGAGACGGCCCCGGGTGAGGGCGTCCGCGTCCCGGCCGGCGTCACCGACACCCGCCAGAGCATCTGGATCAGCTACGTCTCGGTCGAGAGCGTCGCCCGCGACGTCCGGAACCTCGCCCGCTGGGGCCAGCACCGCTTCGTGGCGGGGCCGGAGTTCCCCTTCGAGGAGCTCAAGATCGGGGGCGGACCGGCGCCGCTGCGCGTGCCGGAGGGATGGCTCCTGCTGCACCACGGCGTCACCGGCACCATCGACAGCGCGTTCGCGCAGCAGAAGAACGTCCGGTACGCCGCCGGGGGCATGATCCTCGACGCCGACGACCCGACGATCGTGCTGGCCCGCTCCGAAGAGCCCCTCCTCGCGCCCGACACGGCCGACGAGCGGGGCGGCATCGTCCCGAACGTCGTCTTCCCGACGGCCATCGAGGAGATCGACGGCGACCGCTTCGTCTTCTACGGCATGGCCGACTCGAAGATCGGCGTCGCCCGCCTCGAGCGCGTCTGA
- a CDS encoding TetR/AcrR family transcriptional regulator — translation MSTSQPSGLRPALRTEIDDAARRIAFSSGLGGITLRRLASTVGVDPGLIAQHEPSMGALVARIFEELAADERAQTELDLASQPTPLDALRLLVHSLLEDSHDDYNSIWADAWSIGRRSTPLAKAARDSMSAWNAVVHDLVARGIAAGQFAETEPDLVAMQFFALIDSTTAYSLVGYRTAADRARLVRRTLEISLGLPEATL, via the coding sequence ATGTCGACAAGCCAGCCGTCGGGCCTCCGCCCGGCACTCCGCACGGAGATCGACGACGCCGCGAGGCGAATCGCCTTCTCGTCGGGTCTCGGGGGTATCACGCTGCGCCGACTCGCCTCGACCGTCGGTGTCGACCCGGGTCTGATCGCCCAGCACGAACCGTCCATGGGCGCCCTCGTCGCCCGCATCTTCGAGGAGCTGGCCGCCGACGAGCGTGCGCAGACCGAGCTCGACCTGGCGTCGCAGCCCACCCCCCTCGACGCGCTGCGACTGCTGGTCCACTCGCTGCTCGAAGACAGCCACGACGACTACAACTCCATCTGGGCCGACGCCTGGAGCATCGGCCGTCGGAGCACCCCGCTCGCCAAGGCGGCCCGCGACAGCATGTCGGCCTGGAACGCCGTCGTGCACGACCTCGTCGCGAGGGGCATCGCCGCCGGTCAGTTCGCCGAGACCGAGCCCGACCTGGTCGCGATGCAGTTCTTCGCCCTGATCGACAGCACGACGGCCTACTCGCTCGTCGGCTATCGCACCGCCGCCGACCGGGCCCGTCTGGTGCGCCGCACCCTCGAGATCTCGCTGGGCCTGCCCGAGGCGACGCTCTAG
- a CDS encoding NAD-dependent epimerase/dehydratase family protein — translation MSALTVLFIGGTGIISSAAAVRARDLGHEVTLVNRGSSTVRPAPEGVEVLTGDVSVPGSIAAAIGDRRFDVVVDFVAFTPEQVQRDIDLFEGRTGQYVFISSASAYQKPVGALPIRESTPLRNPFWQYSRDKAACEDLLVAAYRERGFPATIIRPSHTYDRASLPVTGGWTVIDRMRRGLPVVVPGDGTSLWTLTHHVDFARAFVGLLGLPAAVGDVFHITSDEALPWNHIYLSLAEAAGVADPELVHVASESVALVEPSWGPGLLGDKAHSVVFDNAKVKALVPGWVAEIPFWVGARQMVEWHDDHADARQADPAAEAAFERLVAGARAFGTAL, via the coding sequence ATGTCAGCGCTGACAGTCCTGTTCATCGGCGGTACCGGAATCATCAGCTCGGCGGCGGCCGTCCGGGCGCGCGACCTCGGTCACGAGGTGACGCTCGTGAACCGCGGCTCCTCGACGGTCCGGCCCGCACCCGAGGGCGTGGAGGTGCTCACGGGCGACGTCTCCGTTCCGGGCTCGATCGCCGCGGCGATCGGCGACCGCCGCTTCGACGTCGTCGTCGACTTCGTCGCCTTCACCCCGGAGCAGGTGCAGCGCGACATCGACCTCTTCGAGGGCCGCACCGGCCAGTACGTCTTCATCAGCTCCGCGTCGGCCTACCAGAAGCCGGTCGGCGCGCTCCCGATCCGGGAGTCCACGCCCCTCCGGAACCCGTTCTGGCAGTACTCCCGCGACAAGGCGGCGTGCGAGGACCTCCTCGTGGCCGCCTACCGCGAGCGCGGGTTCCCGGCCACGATCATCCGGCCGTCGCACACCTACGACCGCGCCTCGCTGCCCGTCACGGGCGGCTGGACCGTCATCGACCGGATGCGTCGCGGCCTCCCCGTCGTCGTCCCCGGCGACGGCACGTCGCTCTGGACCCTCACCCATCACGTCGACTTCGCGCGGGCCTTCGTCGGGCTCCTCGGCCTCCCGGCCGCCGTGGGCGACGTCTTCCACATCACCTCCGACGAGGCGCTGCCGTGGAATCACATCTACCTCAGCCTCGCCGAGGCGGCAGGAGTCGCGGACCCCGAGCTCGTCCACGTCGCGAGCGAGAGCGTCGCCCTGGTCGAGCCGAGCTGGGGTCCGGGGCTCCTGGGCGACAAGGCGCACTCGGTCGTGTTCGACAACGCGAAGGTGAAGGCTCTGGTGCCCGGGTGGGTGGCCGAGATCCCGTTCTGGGTCGGCGCCCGGCAGATGGTCGAGTGGCACGACGACCACGCCGACGCGAGGCAGGCCGATCCGGCTGCGGAGGCCGCTTTCGAGCGTCTCGTCGCCGGCGCTCGGGCCTTCGGGACAGCTCTCTGA